CGATGCGCGTCTCGCCACCGGCCGATACGGCGATCTTGGCGTCTTCGGCGTGCCCGACCAGCGCGTGGCCGAGGCGTTGCTCGACGGTGCGCATGAGGCGGCGGTGATGTGCCGGATCGGCGTACAGATGAGCGGTGAGCGCCAGTTCGCCCACACGCCTGGGCGTGTACACGGTGTTGATGAGGTGCCACGTGGCCAGATCGAAATAGATGCGGTTCGGGACTTCCTTGCCGTCCGGGCCGAGCGCCTTGTAGCCAAGTTCGCGCAGGATCGTCGTCAGTTCGATGCGACGGTCGAAGTCCGTACCCGCGATGTGCACCCCGTGGTGCGCGAGCACATCGTCCCTGCGATCCAGGCGCCGCGCACGCTCGGGGCCGACACGCACCAGCGAAAAGTCCGACGTACCGCCGCCGATGTCGACGACCAGCACCTGCTGTTCCTGCGTGAGACGCGACTCGTAGTCGAACGCGGCGGCAATCGGTTCGAACTGGAACTGTATGTCCTCGAAGCCCACGTCGCGTGCGCTTTGTTCGAGCGAGCGTTGGGCCGCGGTGTCCGCTTTCGGATCGTCGTCGACGAAGAACACCGGACGGCCCATGACCACCTGACGCAGATCACCGCCATCGGCCTTCAGGGCGTGAGTGCGCAGGTGACGCAGGAATGTGGCGATGATGTCGATGTAGCGCATCGCCGAGCCGTTGCCGAGGTCGGTGGTGCTTTCGATGAGGGAGGAGCCGAGCAGACTCTTGAGCGAGCGCATGAGACGCCCGTCATAGCCATCGACGTAATCGGCGACGGCCTGGCGGCCAAAGGACGCGCGGCCGCCTTCGTCCGCGTTGAAAAAGACGGCCGTGGGCAGCGTGCCGTAGCCGGCCTCAAGTTCGACCAGACGCATGGCGGCGCCGTCTTGCACGGCGACGGCAGAATTCGAAGTGCCGAAATCGATGGCGCAGAAACTCATGGCATTTGCGACCCGCAAAGGCGAGCCGTAAAAGGTCGGCAGTGTAGCATGGCCGGACGGTCGGCCGGACGAATGCGCCCTGCTTGCTCGAATCGCCGCGTCATTGCGCACGCACGGCATGGCCCGCCACCGCGTTCATCCGCGCGACGAGTCCGCGTTCGGCTGTGCGGAGGGCAGCGTGCGCAGGCTGCTCACCACTGCGGCAACGGCGGCGAATGCCGCGGCGACATACAGCGACGCTCGCGTGCCGAATCCGTCCGGCGCGACGCTGAACACGAGTGCCACGAGTGCGGCGCCCGTCGTCTGCCCGGTCAGACGCGCCGTGCCCAGCATGCCGCTCGCGCCGCCGCTGCGATGCTTCGGCGCTGACATGAGCATCGCGTAGTTGTTGGGCGACTGGAACAGACCGAAGCCGAAGCCGCACATCGCCATGCGCCAGACGATATCGAGGGTCGTCGGGCGCTCGGGCAACAAACCGAGCGCGAGCAGACCGAGGGCAAACGACGCCAGCCCGATGGCCCCGAGCAGTCCCGGCTTGTAATACTCCAGCAGACGCCCGGCGAGCGGCGCGACGACTACGATGGTGAGCGGCCACGCAGTCATCAGCAGGCCGGTCTGCACGTGATCGAAGCCGAGCGTGTCCTGAAGGAAGAAGGGCAGGGAGACGAACGCCAGCATCTGCGCGCAGAACGACGCCATCGAGGTACAGATCGACAGCCCGAAAATCGGGATGCGAAGCAGATCGACCGGCAGCAGCGGTACCGGCTGACTGCGCTGGCGGCGCACGAAAATCGTACCGATGGCGACGGCTGCCACGAGTTCGAGCGCTACGAGCCAGCGCTCCTGTCCGTGGCCGAAGGAATCGATGCCGGAGATGAGCAGACCGAACGTCAGCGCGCTCAACATCGCCCCCGTCCAGTCGAATGGATGCGAGGCGCGCGTGCTGTCCGGCAGCGAGCGCACCGCGATGACGAACGCGACGATGCCCAGCGGCACGTTGATCGCGAAGAGCCACGGCCAATGGGCGACGGACAGCACCCCGGCGGCGATCGTCGGCCCCGCGGCGGACGACACGGCGACGATCAGCGAATTGAGGGCGACGCCGCGCCCCAGCCAGCGTGATGGGTAGATGGTCTTCACCAGCGCGGTATTCACGCTCATGATCCCGGCCGCGCCGAAACCCTGGGCCACGCGCGCGAGCGTCAGCGTGGCGAGAGAGTCCGACAGCGCGCAGCCCAGCGATGCCACGGTGAACAGCGCGAGGCCCACGGTGTAGACGCGCCGGTAGCTCACGATTTCGCCGAGTGCGGCGAGCGGCAGCAGCGAGATCGTGATGGCGAGTTGGTAAGCGTTGACGATCCAGATCGAGGTTGCCGGACTGGCATTCAGATCGCGCGCGATGGTGGGTAGCGCTACGTTGGCGATGGCGCTGTCGAGCACCGAAAGCGAAATCGAGAGCATGACGGTGACAACGGCCCACAGCCGTGCAGGCATGGGCATACCGTCAGTAAATGTGTCGGACATGAGAGCGGCGAGAGGGACGATCGCGTATCGGTCGCGTGCCGGAAGCCGGAATGGCGCGACAGAATGGGCGATGACGAAAGCGCCATCCTGCCCGAAATCACGGTGTGCCGCCGCGCCTTCACGCAAACCCTTGTGTTTACGGCATTTTCGATTCGGTCTCGCGGTTTTGTCTGATGAAATATATGTTTTGTCAGATGAAACTTGAATAAGCGTGTCGATGCCACCCGTCGATTTGGCGCATGGCTAGTCGGCGAATCTGGCGATGCGTGCGTTCGCCAGCGGGTGGTACGCCGTGCTTTGCGCGACCGAGGCCAGATCGGCATCGCTGCTGAGAATCGCGTGTACGCCGGCGATTGCGAGCGTAGTGGCGGGGGAACGTCCGGGACAGGCATGCGCGCCTAGCCCGAAGGTCCACGCGATGCCGTCCGCAGAGGTGCCGGACGGTGCGCTCGCCAGCACGGCAAGAATGGTGTCTCCCTTGGCCAGTTTCCGGTCGTAGATGACCGCAGACGCGTGGAGAAACCGGCGCGTATTCTGCACCGGCGGATCGAAGCGGATCACGTCGCTCACCAGCCGGATGGCGACCGAACGCTCGACAAGGGGCGGGGGCGCACACAGACTTTGCGCGAACCGCCGCACGCTGTTGGCGACAAGGCCGGCGCAGGCGTCGTGCGTCTGCGTGAACAGGCCGACGATGTTCGCGATCAGGGCGCCGAAGTCGATGCGCTCGTCGCGCGCCGCACTGCGGGCGGTGTCGCGCAGCCAGGTGCCCGTGGCTGCGTCGGCGTTCAGCCAGCGCGTGGCGCGAACGCGCAGCGCCGTTGCCGCGTGGTGAGCGCGTGTCAGGACATCTTCGACAGGTGCCGGTTTGCCCGCCTCGGCCATGGCAGCGACCAGCGCATGAACGTCCTCGTACACCTCGGTCCATTGCGTGGACGGCACCCCGAGCCAGGCAGCCAGCGCGTACACCGGCTGACGAAAGACAAAGTCGTCCAGCCGGGCGGCGGGGGTATTTCCGCATACAAGGTAAGCATCCGCGCAGGCCGCCTGACTGGCCTCGTCCAGCATCGCGAGCGAGTCGCGGCCGGCTTGTAACGCAGCGAGCCGCGCCTTGAGCCAGGGCTTCATGGCAGCGTGCGCGGCGCCGTCGTTCATCCGCACGAGCGCTGCGAACCACTCGCCCGCAGGGCCATGCGCCAGAGCCGGAGGGACCACCGCACCGGAAGGGCGCACGCCGCATGCCGGATGCCGCAGTACCTGGGCGAGTGCATCGGGCCCCGCGGCGACCCACATGCCGAGCGACGCGTCGAAATCGAACGGACGCCGCGCCGCGAGCGATGCGTAATAGGAATACGGATTGGGGTGCACGACGGCGTCGAGCGCATGGCGGGGAGCACGCGAGGCGCGCAGCGCTGCGGCGGATTCGGGGACGGCGACTGACATGGCGGAGGACCTCAAAACGTATCTCGATGGTATCCATCATGCGCCGTGTGCCGCCCGGCACGTTTCATTGCATGATGAAGTATCGATCACAGCATGCGGCCTATACTGCGAGGCATGTTCTTCACAGGAGTCCTGCCGTGGATACCGCACGAGATCCGGCCCCTGGCGTGAGTTCGCTCGCCGCCCTTCTGGCCGATGCCGGCCGCATGACCATGCTTTGGGCGTTGATGGACGGCTCCGCGCGTCCCGCGGGGGAACTTGCGCTGGTCGCGGGCCTTTCGCCGTCAGGTGCGAGCGGGCACCTCGCGCGACTGGTCGACGGGGGTGTGCTCGCGCAGGAGTCGCGCGGGCGCCATCGCTATTTCCGGATCGCTACCCCGGAGACGGCCGCCGCCATCGAAGCACTCGCCAGCGCGGTGCTTGCCACGCGCGAGCTTCGGCCGCGGCCGGTGCCGGCGAGTCGTGCGACGCCGGTCCCGCTGCGTCATGCCCGCACGTGCTACGACCATCTCGCCGGCGAGATCGCCGTCGACCTTTTCGCGCGGATGCACGACCGTCGCTGGATTCGGATAGAAGGTAGCGAAGTGACGCTCACCGAGGCCGGCACCGAAGGTCTTACCGGCCTTGGCGTCGACCTCGCCACCGTGCACGCCCGACGCCGTCGTTTCGCCTGCACCTGCCCCGACTGGAGCGAGCGCAAGCCGCATCTGGGCGGCGCTTTGGGCGCTGCGCTTCTCAGCACCTGTCTCCAGGCCAAATGGCTGGAACCCACGCGTGAGGCACGCGCGTTACGCGTCACGCCGCTGGGCGATCGGAAGCTCTCCGCCATCGCCGTCTGATCCAACGATGCGCAACAAATCCCGCCGCCAAAAAGAAACACCCCGCCAGACCGGCGGGGTGTGAACGACTTCAAATATTCAGTACGTTAGTGCGCGACGGCAATCCGAGCCGCCGCACCGGATCGACTCACCGAAATCAAGCGATCCGAATCAATTACCCCGATACGTCGAGTTCATCAACACGGTCGAGCCTTGCACGTGCCCGGCGACCGGGGTGCCGTAGGCCTTCAGGACCGGGTACCGACTATCGGTCTGCACGAGCGATCCCTGCGCTTCGATCAGTTCCTGACGCACTTGAGCGCGTGGCACTGCGAGCTTTTCGCTATACACGCTCGATTGCCAGAAGAAGTTTTCGTTCGGATAACCGTTACCGCCAGTGCCTGCGAAAGCGGCCGGAACAGCGGCCAGCCCAAGCGTTGCGGCGATCATCAGATGGGAAAGGGTGCGGGTCATGATTTTTCTCCTGTCATTGCTTTTTTCTGGTGGTCGGCCGGCTCGCTGTTGAGTCCGGCACCGCCTACGCCTCTAAGGTAGGACGACCACGTCGCAGGAGTAACCGCGCGGGGCGCAACAATGAATTGCGAAGAATGTAGCGGCCCGAAAACCCTGTGAATACACGGGTTCCGGGCCGGCGCGATGCGCCGCGGGAGTCGAGCGACGACTCTAATGAACGGGATAAATGCTCCGCCGCCCTCAGGCGCGCTCTGCCGCCGCGAGGAATGCCGGTGCGTCTGCGAGCAGGACTGCGAGATCGGCTGCGCCTGACTTGACAACGCCTGCCGTGCGCTCGCGCGTGGCGGCGTCCGTGCCGACCAGCGTGCGCGGCCCGGCGACGCTCAGGGCCGCCAGTGGTCTGCCGTGGTCGTCGAGGACTGCGGCGGCGCAGGCGTCGATGCCTGCTTCGAAACCGTCCTGACTCCACGCGCATCCGGCGTCGCGGTCGCGCACGAGTTGGGCGTCGAGCGCTGCGTACGTCCGCGCGCTTTGTGCCGTGGCCGCCGCGAGCGGTTCGGAACCCAGCAATGCGCGACGGCGCTCAGGGCTGAGATGCGCCAGCAATGCCCGGCCCGGTGCGGTCAGGTGCGCCGTGACGCGGCTGCCCGCGCGAATGTTGCTCACCAGCGGCAGCGCGGGCGTCTCGCACAGCAGGTAACGCACCTGTGCGCCGTCGAGCACCGTGAGGTAGCTCGACAAGCCCGTCTCGCTCGTCACGCGTGTGAGCACACGCCGCGCGGTCGCCAGGTGATCTTCGCCAGCGAGGGCACTCGCAGCGAGGGTAAGGAAGCCCAACCCGAGTCGATGACCGCCCTGCGGCAATGGCTCCAGCACGCCCTCGAATTGCAGCGTCTCGATCAGACGCATGACGGTCACGCGGTTCACGCCGATGCGCCGGCCGACCTCGCTCATGTTCGCCGTCGATCCGCCGTCCGCCACGAACCTCAGCAGCTTGAGGGCGCGCATGACCGGCGTCACGAGGCCCGCTTGCGCGGTGTCCTGGACATCGGGCTGCGTAGTGCCGGTGGCTCGCGCGTTGGCGGACGTAGCTTTTGTCATGCGTTCAAATCCATTCGTCGAAATCGGGCATCGTCCGGGGCGTCCTTCAAGCCGCCAGCGGCACTTGCCACGCGTCGTATTCGTAGACCCAGTCGGCGTTGCCGCCTTCCTTGAGCCACTGATTACCGCGCGAGCCGATCTGCACACGGGCCGTGCGCTCGCGGCGCGCGGCTTCGTACTTTGCCAGTGCGTCGGCGAGCGCTGCCGCATCCGCCGCCGGACCGGCCTGCGCCAGGTGGCGAGACAGTACCACAGCATCTTCAATGGCCATGCCGGCACCCTGCGCCATGAAGGGCATCATCGGATGGCAGGCGTCGCCGAGCAACGACACACGATCGCGCGACCACTGCGGCAGCGGATCACGCACGTACAGCGCCGACTTCAGCACGCTCTCGCACGCGTCGAGCAACGCGCGCGCTTCGGCGTGGTAGTCCGCGTACATGGCGCGCAACTCCGCCACGTCGCCCGGCGCCGTCCACGATTCGAGCGTCCAGCTGTCTTGCGGCGTGGTCGCGAACACGAAGATGTCGCGGCCGAGATTGAGCGGGAACGTCACGATCTGGCTCGACGGATTCGGTCCCCACCATTTCGTGAACGCGCCGAGGTTCGGCACGCCGCGGAGCTTGTCCGCGGGGACGACGGCGCGATACGCGACAACACCCGTGAACTCCGGGGATTCCTTTCCGAACAGCCCCGTGCGCACCACGGAGTGGATGCCGTCCGCGCCGATGAGCACCTCGACGTCTTCATGCGTGCCGTCCGCGAAGGTCAGCCGGATGCTGCCCGGCTGACCTTCGCCCGGCGCCTCGAACGACACGAGCTTCTTGCCCAACGCAATCGACTCGGCCGGAACCGCCTGTTCCAGCGCCTGCAACAGATCGGCGCGATGCATGGTGAGTTGCGGTGCGCCGTATTTGGTCTGCGCCGTCTGCGCCATCTCGAGACGCGACGTCTCCTCGCCGGAGTCCCAGGTGCGGCTGATGCGATGGCTCGGCTGGGCGGCGGTCTTGCGCAACTCGTCGCCAACGCCGAGACCATCGAGCGCACGCACGGCGTTCGGCGTCAGGTTGATGTCCGCGCCGACCCGGGCGAACTGCGACGCCTGCTCATACACACGCACGCGAAAACCGGCGCGCAGCAAACCGATGGCGGCGGCCAGACCGCCGATGCCGGCACCGTTGATGCCGATGAGAGGAGCTTGCATGGGGACATCCTTTGACAAAAGAGACGATGGAGCGAAAAAATAAAACGTTCAAATATGAACAAGATGTTCAAATATTATTGTTTTTGATTCGATCGTTCGCAAGCCTTCCTCGGGTAAATCCCGAGCGGCATGTTTCTCGCGGGATGTCGAGCCACCGGGACTTCCGGCAACGTCGGCGGGACGTTCGGTGTGCCGTCATGCCTCGAAAATACGTCCACCTGTGAACCGGCGCGCACGCGTTATCACGCCAATTTGCCGCCATCAATTCGTGCATCTCCGCTGCGAGCGCTGCGCGTCTCCTGTCCTAAGCTCTGCACAGTTGGTTTCATAAGTAATCCAACGTTTCACAGATGGAACGTCAAAAATGACAAGTGCATGCGAGGTGTCGCGAGCCGGGCTTGGCCGGTGAATGTCGGGGCCGCGTGTGGTGTCGGACGTATCCATCGTTCTCGAATCATCGAACGACAGGAGTACACAGATGAAGCGGTTTCCGATGGGGCGGATCCCGGGCATGACGACGCTGGCAGCGGCAGTGCTGCTCGCTGCGGGCGTGCCGGTCGCAGCGAACGCACAGAGCAACGTGACGCTGTACGGCAGTCTGGATGCCGGGCTGGCATTCGTGAACAATCAGGGCGGCAGCGCGAACTGGCTCGCGCAACAGGGCGGTTCGCAGCCGGACCGCTGGGGCTTGCGTGGCGTGGAAGATCTGGGCGGCGGCAATCGCGCCATCTTCCTGCTGGAGAACGGCTTCTCCACCCTTACCGGCAACACGATCAAGGCCGGTGCGATGTTCAATCGTCAGTCATGGGTCGGGCTGCAATCGGACAAGATGGGCACGGTCACCATCGGCCACATGACCACGTTCAACTTCGATTGGCTGGGTCCGTTCAGCACCGCCTATCTCGGCATGAACTGGTACATGTTCCACCCGGGCAACCTCGACGAGCTGGCCAACACGTCCGTTGTGCAGACCGACAACTCGGTGCGCTACGTCACGCCGGACTTCCGGGGTTTCAAGGCCGGCGCAATGATCTCGTTCGGCAACAACGCGAACTTCGCGAACGGGCGCAAGTGGAGCGTGGCCGCGAACTACACGAACGGCGGCTTCAAGGCCTCGGCCGTCTACTCGAACGAAAACAACCGCACGCCGAACGTTGCCGTGCTCGGTGGCGCCACGTTCCAGGGGCAACCTGTGGCGACGTACGCCGCGTCGAATGTCGAGAACATGGGCGCCGGTGTGTCGTACGGTTTCGGCCCGTGGTTGCTGCATGCGCTGTACACGCGCGTGAAGCTTCAGTCGCCAGGCTACAGCGATACGTATCAGTCTTTCGACGGCGGCGTGAACTATGCGACGGGCGTTGCCAACACGATCACCTTCGGCGCTGCCACGACCAACATGTCCGGCAAACGCTGGACGCAGGTGAGCCTGGGCGATGTCTATGCGTTCTCGAAACGCACTCAGGTGTATGTCAGCGGCGCTTATCAACATGCGAGCGGCAATGGTGCTGTCACGGCGATCAACACGATCAGCCCGTCGTCGACTTCGAATCAGCTCGTCATCATGTCGGGCGTGCATCACTCGTTCTGACACTACCCGTTTCACCCAGTGGTCTCTCTTGACGCGCCGGCCGGGCATTCGCCCCCCGGCGTTTTTTTCGTCCATACCGGCCCGTCGGCATCCCCCAAGCCTGCTCAACGCCTGTGGATACGGGTTTCCCCTAGGCAAAAAACAATTTTGACCGCGCTTTTCACTCCCTATAATTGATCCATAAGTAAATCAACGTTTCACCAATGAAACGTTGGGCGAAAGAGAAAGACAGGCTGGCAAGCCGTGCACGCGAAGTCACGACTTGTCCGAGGCAAGTTGAACATCCAGGAACACGGTGGTTTCCCATGCTCAGGTCGATTCAGTTGAAGGACGCAAACGTAGCCGAAGCGTATGCCGACGCACGTCAGTCGCAGCCGGCGGCAACGCCGTTGCCGTTCGCTATCGAATATCGCGGCGTCACGCGTCGGTTCAAAAATCGCCAGGGCAAGGGCGAAATGACGGCCGTCACGGACGTGTCCATCGGCATCAAGGCCGGTGAGTTCGTCTCGCTGATCGGCCCGAGCGGTTGCGGCAAGAGCACGCTGCTCAATATGGGGGCTGGTCTCTACGCGCCGAGCGAAGGGCAGGTGACGCTTGCGGGCAAGCCGGTGCGCGGCCCCTCGCAACAGGTCGCGTTCATGCTGCAAAAGGATTTGCTCATGCCGTGGCGCTCGATTCAGAAGAACGTCGAACTGGGCATGCAGATTCGCGGCCGCAGCAAGGCGGAGCGTGCGGAAGTCGCCAGGGCGCTGCTGGCGCGCTGTCACCTCAAAGGTTTCGAGAATCACTATCCGCACCAGCTCTCGGGCGGCATGCGCCAGCGCGCCGCGCTCGCGCGCACGCTCGCTGTCGAGCCGGACGTGCTGCTCATGGACGAGCCGTTCTCCGCGCTCGATGCGCAGACCAAGATGGTGCTTCAGCAGGACCTCGCGCAAATGCTCGCGGCAGAAGGCAAGACCGCGCTGATGATTACGCACGACCTCGCGGAAGCGATTGCGCTCTCGGACCGTGTGTTCGTGATGAGCGAGCGTCCGGGCACGATCATCGAAGAGATCGTCGTCGATTTGCCGCACCGCGATAACCCCATCGAGCGACGCAAGCAGGCGGGCATGAACGAGTACGTCGCCCATCTGATGGAACTGCTCAAGGTCGGTCGCGACGACCACCTCGGCTGATCGCCACGCGCGCGCTGAAACTGGTGCGCCGAGTTACGCACAAGACACTGGAATCCTTGCTATGAAAACCCTTTCGAAAACGCAACTGACCGTCGGCAGCTTCGTGCTGCTGCTGATCTTCGCGGCCGTGTGGCAATGGGGCCCGACGGCATTCGGTGTGCCCGAATTCGTGCTGCCGAAACTGTCGTCGACCGTGGTCGAAGGCGCGCGCATGTTCGAAGTCGAGAACCTGTGGCTGCACATTGGCGTGACGGCGCTCGAAGTGATCGCGGGCTTCGTGATCGGCTCGGCGCTCGGCGTGATGATCGGCGTGATCCTCGGCTTGTCGCCGTCGACCGAAGCCATGCTTTCGCCGTACATCCTCGCCTTGCAGATCGCCCCGAAGGTGGCCTTCGCGCCGCTGTTCGTGATGTGGATGGGCTACACGATCTACCCGAAGATCCTCGTCGCGGTGCTGATCGTGTTCTTCCCCGTGATGATCAACGTGCTCGGCGCGGTGCGCTCCGTCGATCCGGACATGGTCAATTTAGTACGCGCGCTGTGCGGCCGCCGTTGGCAGATCTTCCGCTTCGTCGAGTTCCCGTCGGCCATGCAGGCGCTGTTCGCCGGCCTGCGCATCGCCTCGACGCTGGCCGTGATCGGTGTGACGGTCGGTGAGCTCGTGGGCGGGGACCGTGGGCTGGGCTATCTGCTCGTGTACGGCGAAGGGCAGGGCAATACCGCGATGGTGTTCGTCGCCATCGCCGGGCTGACCGCCATTGGTATTGCCGCCTACGCCGCCGTGGTCTGGCTTGAGCGCCGTGCACTGCACTACGTGCCGCGCGCCTCCATGAACATCGCCTGAGCGCGCGGCGTCGCAAGGATCCGATCGTGAACGAACTGCACACTCTCCCGCTCCTCCCGCTCGACGTCGCCACGCTCGCCCCGCTCGACGGCAAGAAACTGCTGATTACCGGAGGCGCCCGCGGACTCGGCGAAGGCTTCGTGCGCGCGGCCGCCGCTCGCGGCGCGCAAGTGACGATTGCCGACATTGCCGCGCAGGCCGGCGAAGCGCTTGCGGCGCAATTGCACGGCGATGGCTTTGCCGTGTCGTTCGTGCGTGTGGATCTTTCGGATCCGGCCTCGGTGGAGGCCGCCGCGCAAGCCGCGGGCGAGCGGATGGGCGGCATCGACGGTCTGGTCAACAACGGCGCCATTACCAACTCGGGCGGCAAGATCGCCAGCGAGTTGAGCATCGAGACGTGGGACGCCGTCATGAACGTGAACGTGCGCGGCACGTGGCTCATGACGATGGCGGCGCTGCCGTTCCTGCGCGCGTCGGGGCAGGGGCGCGTGGTGAACATCGCGTCGGACACTGCCTTGTGGGGCGCGCCGCGTTTGCTCGCCTACACGGCGAGCAAGGGGGCCGTGATGTCGATGACACGCTCGCTGGCGCGCGAACTCGGCTCGTACGGCATTACCGTCAACGCCGTCGCGCCGGGACTCGTCGAAGTCGAGGCCACCGCGTACGTGCCGGCCGAGCGCCATCGCCATTATCTGGAAGGTCGCGCGCTGCCGCGCGCCCAGGTGCCCGACGACGTCATCGGCCCGGTGCTGTTCCTGCTCTCCGATGCCTCCCGATTCGTGACAGGTCAGGTTCTTCCGGTCAACGGCGGCTTCGTCATGCCCTGACGAACCGCTGCATTTCGCTCTTATTCGCAACGCCTTCAAGGAGTTACACCATGGCGCAAGCCGAAGCTAAAAACACCGCCACGCCGCAGGCTGTCGAAAGCTGGACACAGGCCGAAGGCCAGACGTTCGGCGACTGGCTGGATACGCGTGTCGCCCGTTTCTCGACGCGCAAGTACGACTGGGATGCCCTCAAGTTCCAGGCCGACTACGACCCGAAGTACCGCCGTGCGCAGATGCGCTACGTCGGCACGGGCGGCACCGGTGTGGCCAAGGACAGCAACACCGTGCCCGCTGGTCACTTCACGTTCTCCACGATGGTGATTCCGGCCGGCAACATCGGCCCGAGCCACATCCACATGGACGTCGAGGAAATCTTCTTCGTCATGCGCGGGAAGATGAAGGTGATCTGCGAGCGCGACGGTGAAACGTGGGAAGCCATTCTCGGCGAGCGCGACCTGATCTCGGTGCCGCCGGGTGTGTACCGCACGGAAATCAATATCGGCGACGAAGACGCGCTGATGTGCGTGATGCTCGGCTCGCAAAAGCCGGTC
This is a stretch of genomic DNA from Pandoraea faecigallinarum. It encodes these proteins:
- a CDS encoding SDR family oxidoreductase, whose product is MHTLPLLPLDVATLAPLDGKKLLITGGARGLGEGFVRAAAARGAQVTIADIAAQAGEALAAQLHGDGFAVSFVRVDLSDPASVEAAAQAAGERMGGIDGLVNNGAITNSGGKIASELSIETWDAVMNVNVRGTWLMTMAALPFLRASGQGRVVNIASDTALWGAPRLLAYTASKGAVMSMTRSLARELGSYGITVNAVAPGLVEVEATAYVPAERHRHYLEGRALPRAQVPDDVIGPVLFLLSDASRFVTGQVLPVNGGFVMP
- a CDS encoding cupin domain-containing protein, which codes for MAQAEAKNTATPQAVESWTQAEGQTFGDWLDTRVARFSTRKYDWDALKFQADYDPKYRRAQMRYVGTGGTGVAKDSNTVPAGHFTFSTMVIPAGNIGPSHIHMDVEEIFFVMRGKMKVICERDGETWEAILGERDLISVPPGVYRTEINIGDEDALMCVMLGSQKPVTPTYPPDSPLAKIKRDLK